The genomic window TTGATTCTTGATTTGAACTAACCTTATGATATACTACATATTCAAATTTAAAATCGTACAATAATCTGATAAATTTAGTTTTTGTGAATGAGTTAAAAAGGAGTTAAGAAAATGTCATTGGTTGAAACGAATGAAAAAAATAATGCAGAAATAAATTCTTATCCTTTAAGTAATGTTCAAATGGAACTTTTAAAATTATACTCTACGAATTTGAAAGAAACTGATTTGGAGGAATTAAAAAAAGTACTAGCCAATCACTTTGCCGGCAAAGCAACGAAGGAAGCTGATCAAATATGGAAGCAAAAAAAAATGTCGACAGATACAATGGAAAAATGGTTGAATGAAGAATAAAAGATTTGTGTTTGATACAAATGTCCTGCTTGTTTCCATATCCAGCAAGTCTCCATACCATTGGATATTTCAAAAATTGATTCAACAGTATTTTGAACTGGCTGTTACGAATGATATCCTTTCAGAATATGAAGAAATTATATCAAATAAGTATTCTAAAAGTGTCGCAGAAAATATTATTCGAACCCTCCTCTTCCTTCCCAATGTTATTTTAACCAACATTTATTTCAACTGGAACCTGATAAAACATGACAGAGATGATGATAAATTCGTAGATTGCGCGATAGCATCAAATTCAGATGCAATAATCACACATGATAAGCATTTCAACGTTTTAAAAAATGTTCCCTTTCCCAGGGTAACTGTCATGAATATTTTTGAGTTTGAAAAATATTATAAAGGGTAACCGTTTAGCCATCCAAACATACAGTTGAGATATGAATGATATATAATCTTAATATCTCCATGGCCTAGGGTATAACCTATTGCTATAAAAGGAAAATGTTATGAGCATTCAACCGGAAGGCGAAGATTTAAGAAAAGCGGTCAAGTGGGTTTCCCAACAGCGAAAGGCAACCCCAGAAGCAAATCTGCAGAAACTGGTTCAAGAAGCAAGCTTAAGATTCAACCTGTCGCCGGCGGACGGAGAGTTTCTGGCCAGGTTTGTCAAAGAGGAAGAGTAGGTCGGGTTGCGGGTTGCGCGTTACGGGTTGCGAGTTGCGGGTTACGAGTTGCGCGGAGCGGGTTTTTAATGATTAGAGTGGTATTATGAAGAGCTACAAAGATTTAGAAATATACAAATTATCATATGAACTGGCGGTTAAAATTCATAAAATATCTCTGAAGCTTCCTAAATACGAATTATACGAAGAAGGAAGCCAGATAAGAAGATCATCAAAGGGAATAACGGCTTGTATCGTTGAAGGGTATGGGAGAAGAAAATATAAAGCAGATTTTGTAAAATATTTGGTATATGCGCATGCTTCATGTGATGAAACGATCCTTCACTTAAATTTTATAAAAGATACTGATGAATTTGATAAAAACGAATTAAATGATTTATTAAAGAGTTACGATGAACTGGGCCGAAAAATCAATCAGTTTATTAAGTATGTAAAATCAAAATGGGAATAAACACGCAACTCGTAACGCGTAACCCGCAACCCGTAACATTCTTCATTACCTGCAAAATAACAGATGAAAATGATCAAAGTTGTTTTCTCATAACACGGAATTTATAGAATGCCACACATAAAAATCCTTCCTGAAATTCTTTCCAACAAAATCGCCGCCGGTGAGGTGGTGGAGCGCCCTGCTTCGGTTGTCAAAGAGCTGATCGAAAACTCACTGGATGCAGAAAGCAAAAAGATTATCATCGAGGTGGAAAATGGCGGACGATTCATGATACGGGTTTCCGACAACGGTGTCGGAATGAACCACGACGATGCCCTTTTATCCGTTGAACGTTATGCCACCAGCAAAATATTCACCGATCGAGACCTGTTTTCCATCAACACCCTGGGTTTCAGGGGGGAAGCACTTCCCAGTATTGCTTCTGTTGCTAAATTTTCCCTGGTGGCCAGGGACAAATTTTCTGAAGTGGGTACTCAAATTCATGTAGACGGGGGCAGGGTTAAAAAAGTCGAACAGATCGGCGCTCCGGTGGGAAGCCTGATTACGGTAAAACAGCTTTTTTATAACACCCCTGCCAGACGCAAGTTTTTAAAAACAGTGAACACGGAGATGGGCCATATAGCGGATACGGTTGCGGCCGCAGCACTTTACCGGTCTGATGTGCATTTTACCCTTTATCACAATGCAAAAATGGTAAAAAACTGGCTGCCGACTTCCGATCCTGTTGACCGGGCGGCGGATGTTCTGGGGAAAGATATCAGAGCCCATCTTTATCCTTTGAATTATAAAGGCGGCAACCTGGGCATTGATGGCTGGATTGTCTCTCCTACGGTCACCCGTCGCACCTTTAAAGGGGTCTATATCTATGTGAACGGCAGGGTGGTTCGTGACAGGGTTGTCCGGCATGCCCTGCTGGAAGGGTATGCCCAAAGATTGATGAAGAGTACATTTCCGGTGGCGGTTCTTTTTATAAACGTTCCTTTTGATCAGGTGGATGTCAATGTGCACCCCACCAAAAACGAAGTACGGTTTGTCCGGCAAAAAGAGGTGCACGATCTGGTTAAAAGGGCTGTTGGGGAAACTTTACAACAGGCCGATCGGCCCACATGGGGCCCACGCAAATCGATAGAAGACAGGCGGACTATTGAACAGTCGCAGGTAGCAGAGGAATCTATCGGATACAGAAGCATTGGGAGGAGCGCTTCGCTTGACGAAGAAGGAGCGATACGCTTCAACCAACAACCCGTACCCCGCAACTCGCAACACGAAACCCGCACCCCGTACCCCGAAACTCGCATCCCGCAACCTGCAACTCAAACTCCCCTCTGGGGAGAAAAACGATTCTCAGATTTAAGAGTGATCGGTCAACTGCACCACACTTACATCCTTTGCGAGTCAAAAGATACGCTTTTTTTGATTGACCAGCATGCCGCCCATGAAAGGATTGTTTTTGAGCAGCTTAAAAAAAGATCAAAGGGTTTGAAAACAGCCTCACAGAGACTTCTGATTCCTGAAACCATTGACATGGGATACCTGGAGGCGGAAATGCTTACCGGCCTGATACCCGAGTTTGAAAAATTCGGGCTTGAAATGGAGCACTTTGGCGGAAACACCTTTGTGGTAAAATCTGTTCCCGGCATCCTTTCAGGCAAACCGGTGAAGCCCCTTATCATGGAAATGGTGGAAAAGATGATTCAAACCGGTTTTTCCCCGGGCCTGGAAAAGGCCATGGACGAGCTGATGATATCGATGGCCTGCCACAGTGCCATCAGGGCAAATCAGCCTTTGACCGATGCGCAGATCAAAGGCTTGCTCGACCAGCTCGATCATTGCGAAAATCCCTCCCACTGTCCCCACGGTCGTCCCACCTGGATTCAATGGACCCTAAAAGACCTCGAAAAATCCTTTGGTAGAATCGTGTGACGGGGGGTGCGGGTTTCGGGTTGCGAGTTGCGGGTTTCGGGTTGCGAGTTTCGGGTTACGGGTTTTTGCTTTTTATGGCAGAATATGATAACAAAATAAGTGATTAAGAAATTCCTCTGTGATCTCCGCGGTAAATGATTAAAATCAGGAAAAATGGATAAAAGTTCGAGAAAAGAAAAACTTTTAAAAAAGCTCATCAAGGAAAATATTTTGTGGAGCTATGATGCGTCTGTGGCTTCAGATATTTCCGATTCGATCCTTATAGAGCATACGTTGATTTACGCCGATGTGGATCAAATCAAGGAACTGTTTTTAATTTTCAGTAAAGAAAAAATAAAAAGGGTATGGGATAATAAAATTATCCCTGATAACAGGTATATAAGGCTTAACTATTACCTGGGAAAGTTCTTTTTTAACATTAAAGATGTGCAAACTTATATCGACGAAAAATCGATCATAAACAGCCGTTATGAAAAAATTAGACGCATTAGCACAGAAAACTAAAAAGGTGCTTATCGCATTGTCCAAGCTGGAGGAATTAAGGCAGTTTACTTTTGTTGGCGGGTCGGCTTTATCTGTGTATCTTAAGCATAGAATGAGTGAGGATCTCGACTTTTTTTCATGGGGAAATGAACTTAGAAACGAGGCTTTACTGCGAGAAATTAAAAATACATTTCCCAAAGGTTTTAAAATCGAAACCCTTAATAAAAAGCAGCTTAATCTTAAAATTGAAGGTGTAAAAATAACCTTTTTTGCCAATAACTGGGAAGAGCTGAAAAATAATGAAAAACTTGCAGGCAATATCAATATTGCACCCATTCAGTTGCTGACCGGAATGAAAATAAATTCGCTTTTTTTAAGGGCGAAATTCAGGGATTATTATGACCTGTATGTCATCAACAAAGAAAAGTATACCATCGAACGGATGTATGAAATTATCAAAGCATACATGCCTGAAATAAATAAAAAGCTGTTTCAAACCGCGCTGATCTTTACCGATGACATAGAAGATGATAACATAGATCATCTAAAACCAAAATATGATGTAAACCCGGATCAAATAAGAAACAGTTTTGCAGCACAGATCGATAACTGGATTAAGCAGCAGCGATAGTCGTAAACATTTGGATAACGCAACGTTTTTGACAATCTCTGTAACAGACTTTGTTTGCAAAAGAAAACCCCGCATCGGAAAAAGACGCGGGGTTTTTTTGGTCGAATCACTTTAACTGCAGCTAGAATAAAAGCTCAAGTTTATGATACAGTACGAAAGTGTCTTCAACGTCTGTTGCCGGGTTGCCCATCTCCCAATAATCACCGGCATCAAGGGCGGCGTAAGTGGCCGTATAGGTCAGGTTATCAAAAATCTTCCAGTTAAGTGTTAAATCGTACTCCAGACCGTGATCATCATCCCAGCCGGCTGTCACATCGTCCGCCTTTGATTTGGCAACGATGGCGCCCAGGCTGAGGTTGTCCAGCACATTGTAGTCCACGCCGAAATAATAGACCTGGTAACCGTCCCAGGATGCCTTGCCGCCGCCCACAGGATTTCCCAGTCCGCCGAGGGTTTCTTCAAGACCGGCTATATCGCTGTATAGGATTAAAGTTTTTGCCCAGTCATAGCCGGGCTCAATATAACCGAAGGATTCCACATCATCATCGGTGTAATCCGCATCCCCGCTTGAAAGGGCATATCCCGCCTGGAACGTCAGCGGGCCGACATCATAAGTTCCTTCAAGGTTGTAGGCCATCAGTGTGGCATCTTTTGAATCCGTACCGGCGCTGTTGATGATATCGTAGTCGGCATCCGCCGTTGCGTAAGCCAGTTCGCCCTGAATACCGACAGGACCGAATTTTCCCTCAAAATAGGGAATAAGAATGTGAGCCGTTGCTTCACAGGTGGAAAGGTTATTGGTATCGATTCCTGCTCCCAGAATCTGGCCGTAAAGGGCGCCGCCGTCAGGAGGAGAACCTGCCTGGAGAGCTGCCATATAACTGCCGAGGTCATATCCTGCGTTATTAGCCAATTGTGTTGCGGCTGCCGTATCTGAAGCCTGGGCCATATCCTGAAAGGTTCTGTATTTGTAATAGCCGTACAGCAGACCTGCTTTGAATCCTTCGCCCTTGTACGTGGCTGTAAGATAGTACTTGTCATTGTCGGAGCTGCCTTCATTCACGTCATCAGAGTCATACTCCGCGTTTTTTTCGTAAACACCGGCCAGGTATAGATTGTTAATTGGAACGATCCAGGTTACCCTGTCACGGGGACCCGCGCTGTCAATAAAGTCAGTTCCCCAGACATTACCATTCTGGCGTCCCACAAGAAACATGCCTATACCTGTTTTGAACTGCAAATAGGCCCAGTCCCAGTCGATGTTGTCATCATACTCTTCACTGTCAACAACGCTAGTTCCGGCGGGGCCTCCCGCAGAATTAAAAAGCTGTACGCCCGTGACTGTGGCGTTGTCGGCATCAGCATTGCCCCAATTAGTTGCCAGCGCATCAAACCTGGTGATAAGACTGAGGTTGTCGGAAAATTTAAATACCGGTTTCAGCCGCAGCTCCATTGTCAGGTAGTCATTCTGATGGTTGTCCCTCAAATCCGGGTGTTCGTGGTACAGGCCTTCGGTGTAATAGTGCCCGTCAACCTCGAATTCAAGAGCCATGGCCGGCATAGCCACAATAAACACAAAAGAAACCGCAAGGGCAGTCATTATCATCTTTTTCATACGTTTTCTCCTTTTTTAATTGATAAATTCGCGAAATGTCGAATTTACCGGGCTTTGAGCTGCCCGGTGGTTGAATCCTTTTTAAATCACCTCCTTTTCTTATTGCAGCCTTATTTTTATTATAGATTGATCACAAAAACACGTATTTGTAATCATTGATGGCGTCATAAAAAGTCAAATTTACCACAGAGGCCACGGAGATCACTGAGATAAATAATTAATAAAATATTCTCTGTGTTCTTTGTGAGCTCAGTGGTTAAAAATTGGCCTTTCACCAACCCATCATCATTGATTTTTTAACAAAAAAAACAAAAAATCACTCCGGATTTTCCCAGGCGATAATATGGCTTCTTTTCTTTTTTATAATCGAACCGGATTGGGTGATAACCGGAAATACAATCTCGCTTATGCCGTCATTGTCCATATCTCCCACGGCAAGATCGCTGATGTATCCGGAAATTTCGTCCGTTTTCCATTTTTGCTTGAGTGTAACGTTATTCCAGGTCAGGCATTCAATCCACCCGCTGTCAAAGTTTCTATAGCGCTTAAAAATACTGCTGGTTGTTGCCTGGGTTCTGACGGTAACAATCTCGTTTTTCCCATCCTGATCAAAATCGGTAATAAAGATGCGCTGGGGCAGGTAGAACCTGTCCATCTGCTTATTTTCACCCTTTACGGGAAACTCTAGATAAGCGGCACTGCCGCCGTAGCGTTCCCTGCTTTTGAATTCTTCATTTCCGGTTTTGTCCAAAATCACCAGTCGGTTGTCTTTGGTAAAAACGACTGTCATTTCCCGACCGTCATTTAACACATTGCCGTAGGCAAAGCTGTAAATGTTCACTCTATCGGGAAGTTCCAGCCGGTCTGCCGGCTCATATCCCTTATTCTTCCATTTAAGTTCGACGACGCCGGACAGAAACAGGCTGCCTGACGGGTCTATCTCATAATCACCGCCTGTTCCCAGCATCCCGCGCTTTTGCCCCAGAAGAATATTTCCCCTTCCCGGAATACTTAACACCCGGTAGTAAAAATTTGCGCCCGGTACTATTTTTTTGAATTTCAAGCCGTCGTATTCCAAAATAAAAGAGTTCAGCTGTCCTTTTCCGGAAAGGCTGGTTACAAATATTTCCGCCTTTTGGTTATTGTTTATGTCCGCCACATCCACATATAAAAAGGTGTGATAGCCCTTACCCTTTAGCTCTGCTTTTTTCACCAGGCTTCCGTTTTCAACGCGATAGATAAAAAGCTCATTTTTGCTGATAAAAACCGTTTCATTGTTGCCGTCGCCGTCCACGTCTCCGATCGCCATGCTGTTAATTTTTTTGTCAAACTTTCTGCTTTTCCAGATGCCGGGGGATGTTTTAGCTTTTGCCGGTGAAACTTGTTTTTCAGCCGGTTTTTCTACAGGCTTTACCATCGGCGGCGGGCTTTGGGGAGGGGTTGGTTTTTCTTCTTTTTGAACCGGTGGCGGCAACACGACTTCTTTTCCACCGGACAGATGCCTATGGATCCCCTCGGCAAAAAGATTGACATGGGAAAGGGCATCTCCGCGGTGTTCTCCGTATTGGTTGGATGTCACCAGCGCCTCGTTTTTCTTAACCTCTATGAACTTGGCATGGGTGCTGATGCTGTTGCCAAAAACAGTCAGGCTTCCGATGATAACGTAATCCGCTTTGAGGTCCGTGGCCAGTTTTACGGCGGTCTCTTCGGCAAGATCTCCCTCTGAAGGCCAGGTGTCCGGAGGTTTTATGATCACCACCCGGTCCTTTTTCGCCAGCCGGGCTGACAGCATGTCGATAATGCCCGTATTAAGAAAAGACAGGTCGTCTTTGGAATGAATATTAAACGGGGAAATAAGAATTTTTACCGGTTCGGCGGCCGGAACGGGGTTTATAAATAGTATGAAGCATAGAACAAGGAAAAATAGGGTAACAAGGACTCGGCGCTTTTTAATTTCCAACGGGTGTTAGCTCCTCAATGAGATGAATGCATGATTTGTATGTTTAATTTTATTTTCAATAGCATGAATTATATTAAAATAAAAGAATAATTTTGCTGATTTTACAAAAGTCTGATATTTATCATTCAGTGATAATTTTACATCTGCGCCGGTGACAACAGCCATGAACCGACTGTATTTATAATAAATTATATTTTATATAAATATTAAAAAAAACTTGACATTGCAACTACCGGTTGTTAGAAAATATCTGCATTATATTATCTTATAATGAAATGCACCATTTATTTTTTCTTTTAAGTGTTTAGCTTTGCTGTTTATATGGCATTGGCTAAGTTTCTAAATAAAATCCCAAAAAGGAGGTGATGATAAAAGGTAAGAAATTGTTTATTAAGGAAATTAACACAGGTTAATTGTAATAATTTAGGAGGAAATATCAGATGAAAAAACTTTTTATATTGATTGTAGCTGTTGCAATGGTCGCTGCATTTACCGTTCCGGCCATGGCAGAGGCTGAGTGGAATTTTTACGGAAGTGCCCGTTTTACCACCTTTTCTGTTGATGATGATCCGGATACACCCGGTGTAGACTCCGACAGAGATACCACGTGGGATCAACAGGGGAACAGCCGTATCGGCGCAACCGTTAAATTCAACGACGAGATCGGCGGCGGGTTTGAAATGAGTGATAGTTTCGGGAAAAGAAAACTTTACGGCACCTACAATTTTGGTGCAGGCCAGCTTCTCATTGGCCAGACTTATACCCCGGCCGATTACTTCTACTCAAATTCCGTGTATGACGGTGACGGGGACCTGCTCGGCGTGGGTCAGTTCTATTCAGGCCGCCTGCCCATGATCCAGTTGAAAGTGGCCGGTTTTAAAGTCGCTCTGGTTAAACCGAACGTAGAGGATTATACTCAGGTACCAGCTGTCAATTATGACGCCGATACCGTATTTCCCAAAATTGAGCTTTCTTACGGTTTCAAAACCGATATGTTCTTTTTCGACGTTTTCGGCGGTTACCAGGTGGTCGAATATGAATCGACAACTGCGGCACTACCGGACGCTGATGACGTTGAGTCTTATATACTCGGCGGCGGCGGCGGTGTGAACTTCGGCCCTGTGTTTATCAAGGCGATGGCGCATATTTCCCAGAATGCCGGCGATTATGGCTCCTATAACCCGCATGATGTTGTAGATAGCGCATCGATTTCACCCGCAACCGGCAATGTGGAAGACAACGATGGTATGGGTTACCTCGGAGTGGTCGGATTTAAACTCGGCGATGCCGCAACCATTGAAGGAGGTTACGGTTACCAGGAGAATGATACAGGTATAGCCGGAGATAAAGAAGACGAAACTTCACAGTACTACGTGAACTGCACCATCAATATCGCACCGGGTTTCTTTATTGTTCCTGAAGTTGGCAAGATTGACCGCGATAAAGATGAGAATAATGCCGACGAAGGCGATATTACTTACTTCGGTGCAAAATGGCAGATTAACTTCTAAGACCTTAAAAAACATAAGGCTTGAAGTATTGAAAAACAAAAACCCGGGGCAATATGCCCCGGGTTTTTTATTGCGGGTTTCAAATTTGATGGGTTCGTAAAAAACAGAATTTACCACGGAGAACAATAAGCTCCCAGAGGTAACAAATTAATAAAATAAGCTATTCTCTGTGGTCTCTGTGAACTCTGTGGTAAAAAATTCGAAAACCCCCTTTCCCTTAATCCTTTTTTCGTGTTTTCGCCTGGCGCAAACGGATGCAAGCCTTTCTTTTGTAGCTGCACACAGGGTTAGCTCCATAAGCGCTAAGTTGTTTTCGGAGTCTACTCTTACCTGCGCTATCCCTTATTGAGAAGTTACCATTTAATGAGATCTGAATAAAGATATATCTGTCCGTTATTAAGCTGATAAAGCGCCGATTCTTCCCGCCAGATAGATGGGAATATTTTGTATTACTTGTCCGTTTTTGATTTTCAAGGGTCTAATTGATATTTTGACAGCCCTTTCAGGCTTGTATTTAATGAGGAATTGTTGTAAACTTTTGGCTCGTGTTCTTGATCCTGCCTTGACCTCTATGGGAACAATATTTTCTTTTACTACACTTAAATATTCAATTTCCGAATTCCGCTCAGTCCAGGAGTAAAGCTGCTTATTTCCTGCGGCAACTAACTCCTGTGCAACAAAGTTCTCAGCAAAATATCCCTTGGTTATTCCGTAATCCTGATGAAAGACTGATTCGGGAGAAAGTGCGAGCATACTGCTGAGTAGCCCTATGTCAAACAGGAATAATTTGAATTGATTTTTCTTACAGAACGTTTCAAGGGGTAATTCAGCTCTGTTGCATACCTTCACCTTGATCAAAAGGCCTGCTTTCTCAAGCCATGCGATAGGTCCTTGAAGTTCGGCAAAGCTCCTTTTCCCATGGATAGCTTCTTTAAACTTATATCGCTTGACTGAGCCCTCAATATTCCTCGAAAGCTGCATGGGAACGTTTTCAAAAACCGATACGATATGGATCGAATTGGTTTTTCCCGAATGCTTTGCAAAATCTTTGTAGTAGCTTTCTACGAGTCCAGACTGTATAGTTCTTGCCTCGCGCATGGCTTCTGCACGGAATTTGCGCTGTAGTATATAGGTCGATATAACCTCAGGCATTCCACCGACTACGAAGTACTCTTTTAACCTTTCCCAGAGCTTTACATGGGCCATTTCGGGAAGCGTGCCTTTGTCAAGGGCACAATGAAGTTGTTCCAGCAGCATCTGTTGATCCAGCGCTAAAAGGAATTCTTCGAAACTCAAAGGATACAAATTAAGGAACTCAACTTTTCCAACCGGGAACGGTTCCGGAGAAAGGTTAACACCAAGAAGAGAACCAGCGCAGCACAACGCCAGTGTCGGCATTTTTTCGCAGAAATATTTCAAACTGGTGATAGCTCTGGGGCATTCCTGTATTTCATCGAAAATTATTAGGTCGGATTTCGGATCAATTTTCCCACCCAGATGTAGTGAAAGTTCTGTCAAGATCCTTTTAGGAGCAAGATCCTGTGAAAAAATTCCCGTCAGC from Thermodesulfobacteriota bacterium includes these protein-coding regions:
- a CDS encoding putative toxin-antitoxin system toxin component, PIN family encodes the protein MKNKRFVFDTNVLLVSISSKSPYHWIFQKLIQQYFELAVTNDILSEYEEIISNKYSKSVAENIIRTLLFLPNVILTNIYFNWNLIKHDRDDDKFVDCAIASNSDAIITHDKHFNVLKNVPFPRVTVMNIFEFEKYYKG
- a CDS encoding four helix bundle protein, with product MKSYKDLEIYKLSYELAVKIHKISLKLPKYELYEEGSQIRRSSKGITACIVEGYGRRKYKADFVKYLVYAHASCDETILHLNFIKDTDEFDKNELNDLLKSYDELGRKINQFIKYVKSKWE
- the mutL gene encoding DNA mismatch repair endonuclease MutL; protein product: MPHIKILPEILSNKIAAGEVVERPASVVKELIENSLDAESKKIIIEVENGGRFMIRVSDNGVGMNHDDALLSVERYATSKIFTDRDLFSINTLGFRGEALPSIASVAKFSLVARDKFSEVGTQIHVDGGRVKKVEQIGAPVGSLITVKQLFYNTPARRKFLKTVNTEMGHIADTVAAAALYRSDVHFTLYHNAKMVKNWLPTSDPVDRAADVLGKDIRAHLYPLNYKGGNLGIDGWIVSPTVTRRTFKGVYIYVNGRVVRDRVVRHALLEGYAQRLMKSTFPVAVLFINVPFDQVDVNVHPTKNEVRFVRQKEVHDLVKRAVGETLQQADRPTWGPRKSIEDRRTIEQSQVAEESIGYRSIGRSASLDEEGAIRFNQQPVPRNSQHETRTPYPETRIPQPATQTPLWGEKRFSDLRVIGQLHHTYILCESKDTLFLIDQHAAHERIVFEQLKKRSKGLKTASQRLLIPETIDMGYLEAEMLTGLIPEFEKFGLEMEHFGGNTFVVKSVPGILSGKPVKPLIMEMVEKMIQTGFSPGLEKAMDELMISMACHSAIRANQPLTDAQIKGLLDQLDHCENPSHCPHGRPTWIQWTLKDLEKSFGRIV
- a CDS encoding nucleotidyl transferase AbiEii/AbiGii toxin family protein, yielding MKKLDALAQKTKKVLIALSKLEELRQFTFVGGSALSVYLKHRMSEDLDFFSWGNELRNEALLREIKNTFPKGFKIETLNKKQLNLKIEGVKITFFANNWEELKNNEKLAGNINIAPIQLLTGMKINSLFLRAKFRDYYDLYVINKEKYTIERMYEIIKAYMPEINKKLFQTALIFTDDIEDDNIDHLKPKYDVNPDQIRNSFAAQIDNWIKQQR
- a CDS encoding VCBS repeat-containing protein, whose amino-acid sequence is MEIKKRRVLVTLFFLVLCFILFINPVPAAEPVKILISPFNIHSKDDLSFLNTGIIDMLSARLAKKDRVVIIKPPDTWPSEGDLAEETAVKLATDLKADYVIIGSLTVFGNSISTHAKFIEVKKNEALVTSNQYGEHRGDALSHVNLFAEGIHRHLSGGKEVVLPPPVQKEEKPTPPQSPPPMVKPVEKPAEKQVSPAKAKTSPGIWKSRKFDKKINSMAIGDVDGDGNNETVFISKNELFIYRVENGSLVKKAELKGKGYHTFLYVDVADINNNQKAEIFVTSLSGKGQLNSFILEYDGLKFKKIVPGANFYYRVLSIPGRGNILLGQKRGMLGTGGDYEIDPSGSLFLSGVVELKWKNKGYEPADRLELPDRVNIYSFAYGNVLNDGREMTVVFTKDNRLVILDKTGNEEFKSRERYGGSAAYLEFPVKGENKQMDRFYLPQRIFITDFDQDGKNEIVTVRTQATTSSIFKRYRNFDSGWIECLTWNNVTLKQKWKTDEISGYISDLAVGDMDNDGISEIVFPVITQSGSIIKKKRSHIIAWENPE
- a CDS encoding porin, with amino-acid sequence MKKLFILIVAVAMVAAFTVPAMAEAEWNFYGSARFTTFSVDDDPDTPGVDSDRDTTWDQQGNSRIGATVKFNDEIGGGFEMSDSFGKRKLYGTYNFGAGQLLIGQTYTPADYFYSNSVYDGDGDLLGVGQFYSGRLPMIQLKVAGFKVALVKPNVEDYTQVPAVNYDADTVFPKIELSYGFKTDMFFFDVFGGYQVVEYESTTAALPDADDVESYILGGGGGVNFGPVFIKAMAHISQNAGDYGSYNPHDVVDSASISPATGNVEDNDGMGYLGVVGFKLGDAATIEGGYGYQENDTGIAGDKEDETSQYYVNCTINIAPGFFIVPEVGKIDRDKDENNADEGDITYFGAKWQINF
- a CDS encoding AAA family ATPase, whose amino-acid sequence is MERLVYQQLLSWKTSGRRKPLLLQGARQVGKSYLLENFGQREFKNYHVFNFELDRRLTGIFSQDLAPKRILTELSLHLGGKIDPKSDLIIFDEIQECPRAITSLKYFCEKMPTLALCCAGSLLGVNLSPEPFPVGKVEFLNLYPLSFEEFLLALDQQMLLEQLHCALDKGTLPEMAHVKLWERLKEYFVVGGMPEVISTYILQRKFRAEAMREARTIQSGLVESYYKDFAKHSGKTNSIHIVSVFENVPMQLSRNIEGSVKRYKFKEAIHGKRSFAELQGPIAWLEKAGLLIKVKVCNRAELPLETFCKKNQFKLFLFDIGLLSSMLALSPESVFHQDYGITKGYFAENFVAQELVAAGNKQLYSWTERNSEIEYLSVVKENIVPIEVKAGSRTRAKSLQQFLIKYKPERAVKISIRPLKIKNGQVIQNIPIYLAGRIGALSA